In Arvicola amphibius chromosome 1, mArvAmp1.2, whole genome shotgun sequence, one DNA window encodes the following:
- the Znf644 gene encoding zinc finger protein 644 isoform X5 → MLISQNLALDCKQKKSRSRSGSKKKMLTLPHGADEVYILRCRFCGLVFRGPLSVQEDWIKHLQRHIVNANIPRTGAGMVEVTSLLKKPASITEASFSLLMAEAAS, encoded by the exons CCTTAGATTGTAAGCAAAAGAAGTCCAGGTCAAGATCTGGAAGCAAGAAGAAGATGCTGACATTGCCTCATGGTGCTGACGAGGTCTACATTCTCCGGTGCAG GTTTTGTGGCCTAGTCTTTCGGGGACCATTGTCTGTTCAGGAAGACTGGATTAAGCACTTACAACGACACATTGTAAACGCTAATATTCCACGGACTGGAGCTGGCATGGTGGAAGTCACGTCACTACTTAAAAAGCCTGCCTCCATTACAGAAGCCTCGTTCTCTTTACTGATGGCAGAAGCAGCTTCATAG